One genomic segment of Desmodus rotundus isolate HL8 chromosome 5, HLdesRot8A.1, whole genome shotgun sequence includes these proteins:
- the LRFN4 gene encoding leucine-rich repeat and fibronectin type-III domain-containing protein 4 isoform X1, whose translation MPTSASCLWPHLVPRAWSPPNCLGDVTSTPGCWPCRPQPSLIPEGSLGPLTLTPHSGHALEAGAWDWALGTCTSPTCAWALAPPYRALTMAPPLLLLLLASGAAACPLPCVCQNLSESLSTLCAHRGLLFVPPNVDRRTVELRLADNFIQALGPPDFRNMTGLVDLTLSRNAITRIGARSFGDLESLRSLHLDGNRLVELGTGSLRGPINLQHLILSGNQLGRIAPGAFDDFLDSLEDLDLSYNNLRQVPWAGIGAMPALHTLNLDHNLIDTLPPGAFAQLGQLSRLDLTSNRLTTLAPDPLFSRGRDAQASPAPLVLSFSGNPLHCNCELLWLRRLARPDDLETCASPPGLAGRYFWAVPEGEFSCEPPLIARHTQRLWVLEGQRATLRCRALGDPAPTMHWVGPDDRLVGNSSRARAFPNGTLEIGVTGSGDAGDYTCIATNPAGEATAHVELRVLALPHGGNSSAEGGRPGPSDIAASARTAAEGEGTLESEPAVQVTEVTATSGLVSWGPGRPADPVWMFQIQYNSSEDETLIYRIVPASSHHFLLKHLVPGADYDLCLLALSPAAGPSDLTATKLLGCAHFSTLPAMPLCHAPQAHMLGGTLTVAVGGVLVAALLVFTVALLVRGRGAGNGRLPLKLSHVQSQTNGGPSPTPKTHPPRSPPPRPQRSCSLDLGDTGGCYGYARRLGGAWARRSHSVHGGLLGAGCQGVGGSAERLAESVV comes from the exons ATGCCcacctctgcttcctgcctctggCCTCACCTTGTCCCCAGAGCCTGGAGTCCTCCTAACTGCTTGGGAGATGTGACCTCTACTCCAGGGTGCTGGCCCTGCAGGCCACAGCCTTCCCTCATCCCTGAGGGGTCCCTTGGGCCTCTGACCCTGACTCCCCACTCAGGCCATGCTCTGGAAGCTGGCGCCTGGGACTGGGCCCTGGGTACCTGCACCAGCCCCACCTGTGCCTGGGCTCTGGCCCCTCCCTACAGGGCTCTCACCATGGCCCCGccgctcctgctgctgctgctggccagtGGAGCGGCTGCCTGCCCACTGCCCTGCGTCTGCCAGAACCTGTCCGAGTCGCTCAGCACCCTCTGTGCCCACCGAGGCCTGCTGTTCGTGCCGCCCAATGTGGACCGGCGTACGGTGGAGCTGCGGCTGGCGGATAACTTCATCCAGGCTTTGGGGCCACCAGACTTCCGCAACATGACGGGGCTGGTGGACCTGACGCTGTCCCGCAACGCTATCACCCGCATTGGGGCCCGCTCCTTCGGGGACCTGGAGAGCCTGCGCTCCTTGCACCTGGACGGCAACAGGCTGGTTGAGCTGGGCACCGGCAGCCTGCGGGGCCCCATCAACCTGCAGCACCTCATCCTGAGCGGCAACCAGCTGGGCCGCATCGCACCAGGGGCCTTCGATGACTTCCTGGACAGCCTGGAGGATCTGGACCTGTCCTACAACAACCTGCGGCAGGTGCCCTGGGCCGGCATCGGTGCCAtgcctgccctgcacaccctcaACCTGGACCACAACCTCATCGACACACTGCCTCCGGGCGCCTTCGCCCAACTTGGCCAGCTCTCCCGCCTCGACCTCACCTCCAACCGCCTGACCACACTGGCACCCGACCCACTCTTCTCCCGGGGGCGCGATGCCCAGGCCTCACCCGCCCCCCTGGTGCTGAGCTTCAGTGGGAACCCCCTGCACTGCAACTGCGAGCTGCTGTGGCTGCGGCGGCTGGCCCGGCCCGACGACCTGGAGACGTGTGCCTCCCCGCCAGGCCTGGCCGGCCGCTACTTCTGGGCAGTGCCCGAGGGCGAGTTCTCCTGTGAGCCGCCCCTCATTGCCCGCCACACACAGCGCCTCTGGGTGCTGGAGGGCCAGCGGGCCACGCTGAGGTGCCGGGCCCTCGGGGACCCTGCGCCCACCATGCACTGGGTTGGCCCTGATGACCGGCTGGTCGGAAACTCCTCCCGAGCCCGGGCTTTCCCCAATGGGACCCTGGAGATTGGGGTGACAGGCTCTGGGGACGCAGGGGACTACACCTGCATTGCCACCAACCCTGCTGGTGAGGCCACAGCCCACGTAGAGCTACGGGTGCTAGCCTTGCCCCACGGTGGGAACAGCAGCGCTGAGGGGGGCCGCCCCGGGCCCTCGGACATTGCTGCCTCAGCCCGCACTGCTGCCGAGGGTGAGGGGACACTAGAGTCTGAACCAGCCGTGCAGGTGACAGAGGTGACTGCCACCTCAGGGCTGGTGAGCTGGGGGCCAGGTCGGCCAGCAGACCCTGTGTGGATGTTCCAAATCCAGTACAACAGCAGCGAGGATGAGACCCTCATCTACCG GATCGTCCCAGCCTCCAGCCACCACTTCCTGCTGAAGCACCTGGTCCCTGGTGCCGACTATGACCTCTGCCTGCTGGCCCTGTCACCTGCTGCTGGGCCTTCCGACCTCACAGCCACCAAGCTGCTGGGCTGTGCCCACTTCTCCACGCTGCCGGCCATGCCCCTGTGCCACGCCCCACAGGCCCACATGCTTGGGGGAACTCTGACCGTGGCTGTGGGTGGGGTGCTGGTGGCTGCCTTACTGGTCTTCACTGTGGCCTTGCTGGTTCGGGGCCGGGGGGCTGGAAATGGCCGCCTCCCCCTCAAGCTCAGTCATGTCCAGTCCCAGACCAATggaggccccagccccacacccaagACCCACCCACCACGGAGCCCCCCACCACGCCCGCAGCGCAGCTGCTCTCTGGACCTGGGAGACACCGGCGGGTGCTACGGTTATGCCAGGCGCCTAGGAGGGGCCTGGGCCCGACGGAGCCACTCTGTGCATGGGGGACTGCTTGGGGCAGggtgccagggggtggggggcagtgcggAGCGGCTGGCAGAGAGTGTGGTGTGA
- the LRFN4 gene encoding leucine-rich repeat and fibronectin type-III domain-containing protein 4 isoform X2 — MAPPLLLLLLASGAAACPLPCVCQNLSESLSTLCAHRGLLFVPPNVDRRTVELRLADNFIQALGPPDFRNMTGLVDLTLSRNAITRIGARSFGDLESLRSLHLDGNRLVELGTGSLRGPINLQHLILSGNQLGRIAPGAFDDFLDSLEDLDLSYNNLRQVPWAGIGAMPALHTLNLDHNLIDTLPPGAFAQLGQLSRLDLTSNRLTTLAPDPLFSRGRDAQASPAPLVLSFSGNPLHCNCELLWLRRLARPDDLETCASPPGLAGRYFWAVPEGEFSCEPPLIARHTQRLWVLEGQRATLRCRALGDPAPTMHWVGPDDRLVGNSSRARAFPNGTLEIGVTGSGDAGDYTCIATNPAGEATAHVELRVLALPHGGNSSAEGGRPGPSDIAASARTAAEGEGTLESEPAVQVTEVTATSGLVSWGPGRPADPVWMFQIQYNSSEDETLIYRIVPASSHHFLLKHLVPGADYDLCLLALSPAAGPSDLTATKLLGCAHFSTLPAMPLCHAPQAHMLGGTLTVAVGGVLVAALLVFTVALLVRGRGAGNGRLPLKLSHVQSQTNGGPSPTPKTHPPRSPPPRPQRSCSLDLGDTGGCYGYARRLGGAWARRSHSVHGGLLGAGCQGVGGSAERLAESVV; from the exons ATGGCCCCGccgctcctgctgctgctgctggccagtGGAGCGGCTGCCTGCCCACTGCCCTGCGTCTGCCAGAACCTGTCCGAGTCGCTCAGCACCCTCTGTGCCCACCGAGGCCTGCTGTTCGTGCCGCCCAATGTGGACCGGCGTACGGTGGAGCTGCGGCTGGCGGATAACTTCATCCAGGCTTTGGGGCCACCAGACTTCCGCAACATGACGGGGCTGGTGGACCTGACGCTGTCCCGCAACGCTATCACCCGCATTGGGGCCCGCTCCTTCGGGGACCTGGAGAGCCTGCGCTCCTTGCACCTGGACGGCAACAGGCTGGTTGAGCTGGGCACCGGCAGCCTGCGGGGCCCCATCAACCTGCAGCACCTCATCCTGAGCGGCAACCAGCTGGGCCGCATCGCACCAGGGGCCTTCGATGACTTCCTGGACAGCCTGGAGGATCTGGACCTGTCCTACAACAACCTGCGGCAGGTGCCCTGGGCCGGCATCGGTGCCAtgcctgccctgcacaccctcaACCTGGACCACAACCTCATCGACACACTGCCTCCGGGCGCCTTCGCCCAACTTGGCCAGCTCTCCCGCCTCGACCTCACCTCCAACCGCCTGACCACACTGGCACCCGACCCACTCTTCTCCCGGGGGCGCGATGCCCAGGCCTCACCCGCCCCCCTGGTGCTGAGCTTCAGTGGGAACCCCCTGCACTGCAACTGCGAGCTGCTGTGGCTGCGGCGGCTGGCCCGGCCCGACGACCTGGAGACGTGTGCCTCCCCGCCAGGCCTGGCCGGCCGCTACTTCTGGGCAGTGCCCGAGGGCGAGTTCTCCTGTGAGCCGCCCCTCATTGCCCGCCACACACAGCGCCTCTGGGTGCTGGAGGGCCAGCGGGCCACGCTGAGGTGCCGGGCCCTCGGGGACCCTGCGCCCACCATGCACTGGGTTGGCCCTGATGACCGGCTGGTCGGAAACTCCTCCCGAGCCCGGGCTTTCCCCAATGGGACCCTGGAGATTGGGGTGACAGGCTCTGGGGACGCAGGGGACTACACCTGCATTGCCACCAACCCTGCTGGTGAGGCCACAGCCCACGTAGAGCTACGGGTGCTAGCCTTGCCCCACGGTGGGAACAGCAGCGCTGAGGGGGGCCGCCCCGGGCCCTCGGACATTGCTGCCTCAGCCCGCACTGCTGCCGAGGGTGAGGGGACACTAGAGTCTGAACCAGCCGTGCAGGTGACAGAGGTGACTGCCACCTCAGGGCTGGTGAGCTGGGGGCCAGGTCGGCCAGCAGACCCTGTGTGGATGTTCCAAATCCAGTACAACAGCAGCGAGGATGAGACCCTCATCTACCG GATCGTCCCAGCCTCCAGCCACCACTTCCTGCTGAAGCACCTGGTCCCTGGTGCCGACTATGACCTCTGCCTGCTGGCCCTGTCACCTGCTGCTGGGCCTTCCGACCTCACAGCCACCAAGCTGCTGGGCTGTGCCCACTTCTCCACGCTGCCGGCCATGCCCCTGTGCCACGCCCCACAGGCCCACATGCTTGGGGGAACTCTGACCGTGGCTGTGGGTGGGGTGCTGGTGGCTGCCTTACTGGTCTTCACTGTGGCCTTGCTGGTTCGGGGCCGGGGGGCTGGAAATGGCCGCCTCCCCCTCAAGCTCAGTCATGTCCAGTCCCAGACCAATggaggccccagccccacacccaagACCCACCCACCACGGAGCCCCCCACCACGCCCGCAGCGCAGCTGCTCTCTGGACCTGGGAGACACCGGCGGGTGCTACGGTTATGCCAGGCGCCTAGGAGGGGCCTGGGCCCGACGGAGCCACTCTGTGCATGGGGGACTGCTTGGGGCAGggtgccagggggtggggggcagtgcggAGCGGCTGGCAGAGAGTGTGGTGTGA
- the RCE1 gene encoding CAAX prenyl protease 2 isoform X2 codes for MAALGGDGLRLLSVSRPERQPETAALGGPGPGLCCWVSVFSCLSLACSYVGSLYVWKSELPRDHPAVIKRRFTSVLVVSSLSPLCVLLWRELTGIQPGTSLLTLMGFRLEGFFPAALLPLLLTMILFLGPLMQLSMDCPCDLADGLKVVLAPRSWARCLTDMRWLRNQVIAPLTEELVFRACMLPMLAPCTGLGPAVFTCPLFFGVASIPPEQCGEHLLVCRTPDWASSLPLLLQLHGLSCCLCSLGASTEAASAGRLCPGCGTLPASAPAPHGPQALRQSSTLCAFGAGRGLRGSAVLLTHAPVHAPTNSHGLLSLSPSRGPAGEELAGVPRSQEFL; via the exons ATGGCGGCGCTGGGCGGGGACGGGTTGCGTCTGCTGTCGGTGTCACGACCGGAGCGGCAGCCTGAGACGGCGGCTCTGGGAGGTCCGGGCCCGGGGCTGTGCTGCTGGGTGTCGGTGTTCTCCTGCCTCAGCCTCGCCTGCTCCTACGTGGGCAGCCTCTATGTCTGGAAGAGCGAGCTGCCCAG GGACCACCCTGCTGTCATCAAGCGGCGCTTCACCAGTGTCCTGGTGGTGTCCAGTCTGTCGCCCCTCTGCGTGCTACTCTGGAGGGAACTCACAGGCATCCAG CCAGGCACATCCCTGCTCACCCTGATGGGCTTCAGGCTGGAGGGATTTTTCCCAGCAGcactgctgcccctgctgctgaCCATG ATCCTTTTTCTGGGCCCGCTGATGCAGCTCTCGATGGATTGCCCCTGTGACCTGGCAGATGGGTTGAAGGTGGTCTTAG CCCCTCGCTCCTGGGCCCGCTGCCTCACAGACATGCGCTGGCTTCGGAACCAGGTGATTGCACCCCTGACAGAGGAGCTCGTATTCCGGGCCTGCATGCTGCCCATGTTAGCGCCGTGTACGGGCCTGGGCCCTGCCGTGTTCACCTGCCCGCTCTTCTTTGGAGTTG CTTCGATTCCGCCAGAGCAGTGTGGGGAGCATCTTCTTGTCTGCAG gACACCTGATTGGGCCAGTTCTCTGCCACTCCTTCTGCAACTACATGGGCTTTCCTGCTGTCTGTGCAGCCTTGGAGCATCCACAGAGGCGGCCTCTGCTGGCAGGCTATGCCCTGGGTGTGGGACTCTTCCTGCTTCTGCTCCAGCCCCTCACGGACCCCAAGCTCTACGGCAGTCTTCCACTTTGTGTGCTTTTGGAGCGGGCAGGGGACTCAGAGGCTCCGCTGTGCTCCTGACCCATGCCCCTGTACACGCTCCTACGAACTCTCACGGGCTCCTCAGCCTCTCCCCATCAAGGGGTCCTGCAGGGGAGGAGCTGGCTGGGGTCCCGAGATCTCAGGAATTTTTGTAG
- the RCE1 gene encoding CAAX prenyl protease 2 isoform X1, whose product MAALGGDGLRLLSVSRPERQPETAALGGPGPGLCCWVSVFSCLSLACSYVGSLYVWKSELPRDHPAVIKRRFTSVLVVSSLSPLCVLLWRELTGIQPGTSLLTLMGFRLEGFFPAALLPLLLTMILFLGPLMQLSMDCPCDLADGLKVVLAPRSWARCLTDMRWLRNQVIAPLTEELVFRACMLPMLAPCTGLGPAVFTCPLFFGVASIPPEQCGEHLLVCSVPVLLHSCLRCLHCFPLHPHRTPDWASSLPLLLQLHGLSCCLCSLGASTEAASAGRLCPGCGTLPASAPAPHGPQALRQSSTLCAFGAGRGLRGSAVLLTHAPVHAPTNSHGLLSLSPSRGPAGEELAGVPRSQEFL is encoded by the exons ATGGCGGCGCTGGGCGGGGACGGGTTGCGTCTGCTGTCGGTGTCACGACCGGAGCGGCAGCCTGAGACGGCGGCTCTGGGAGGTCCGGGCCCGGGGCTGTGCTGCTGGGTGTCGGTGTTCTCCTGCCTCAGCCTCGCCTGCTCCTACGTGGGCAGCCTCTATGTCTGGAAGAGCGAGCTGCCCAG GGACCACCCTGCTGTCATCAAGCGGCGCTTCACCAGTGTCCTGGTGGTGTCCAGTCTGTCGCCCCTCTGCGTGCTACTCTGGAGGGAACTCACAGGCATCCAG CCAGGCACATCCCTGCTCACCCTGATGGGCTTCAGGCTGGAGGGATTTTTCCCAGCAGcactgctgcccctgctgctgaCCATG ATCCTTTTTCTGGGCCCGCTGATGCAGCTCTCGATGGATTGCCCCTGTGACCTGGCAGATGGGTTGAAGGTGGTCTTAG CCCCTCGCTCCTGGGCCCGCTGCCTCACAGACATGCGCTGGCTTCGGAACCAGGTGATTGCACCCCTGACAGAGGAGCTCGTATTCCGGGCCTGCATGCTGCCCATGTTAGCGCCGTGTACGGGCCTGGGCCCTGCCGTGTTCACCTGCCCGCTCTTCTTTGGAGTTG CTTCGATTCCGCCAGAGCAGTGTGGGGAGCATCTTCTTGTCTGCAG CGTTCCAGTTCTCCTACACAGCTGTCTTCGGTGCCTACACTGCTTTCCTCTTCATCCGCACAG gACACCTGATTGGGCCAGTTCTCTGCCACTCCTTCTGCAACTACATGGGCTTTCCTGCTGTCTGTGCAGCCTTGGAGCATCCACAGAGGCGGCCTCTGCTGGCAGGCTATGCCCTGGGTGTGGGACTCTTCCTGCTTCTGCTCCAGCCCCTCACGGACCCCAAGCTCTACGGCAGTCTTCCACTTTGTGTGCTTTTGGAGCGGGCAGGGGACTCAGAGGCTCCGCTGTGCTCCTGACCCATGCCCCTGTACACGCTCCTACGAACTCTCACGGGCTCCTCAGCCTCTCCCCATCAAGGGGTCCTGCAGGGGAGGAGCTGGCTGGGGTCCCGAGATCTCAGGAATTTTTGTAG
- the RCE1 gene encoding CAAX prenyl protease 2 isoform X3 — MAALGGDGLRLLSVSRPERQPETAALGGPGPGLCCWVSVFSCLSLACSYVGSLYVWKSELPRDHPAVIKRRFTSVLVVSSLSPLCVLLWRELTGIQPGTSLLTLMGFRLEGFFPAALLPLLLTMILFLGPLMQLSMDCPCDLADGLKVVLAPRSWARCLTDMRWLRNQVIAPLTEELVFRACMLPMLAPCTGLGPAVFTCPLFFGVAHFHHIFEQLRFRQSSVGSIFLSAAFQFSYTAVFGAYTAFLFIRTGHLIGPVLCHSFCNYMGFPAVCAALEHPQRRPLLAGYALGVGLFLLLLQPLTDPKLYGSLPLCVLLERAGDSEAPLCS, encoded by the exons ATGGCGGCGCTGGGCGGGGACGGGTTGCGTCTGCTGTCGGTGTCACGACCGGAGCGGCAGCCTGAGACGGCGGCTCTGGGAGGTCCGGGCCCGGGGCTGTGCTGCTGGGTGTCGGTGTTCTCCTGCCTCAGCCTCGCCTGCTCCTACGTGGGCAGCCTCTATGTCTGGAAGAGCGAGCTGCCCAG GGACCACCCTGCTGTCATCAAGCGGCGCTTCACCAGTGTCCTGGTGGTGTCCAGTCTGTCGCCCCTCTGCGTGCTACTCTGGAGGGAACTCACAGGCATCCAG CCAGGCACATCCCTGCTCACCCTGATGGGCTTCAGGCTGGAGGGATTTTTCCCAGCAGcactgctgcccctgctgctgaCCATG ATCCTTTTTCTGGGCCCGCTGATGCAGCTCTCGATGGATTGCCCCTGTGACCTGGCAGATGGGTTGAAGGTGGTCTTAG CCCCTCGCTCCTGGGCCCGCTGCCTCACAGACATGCGCTGGCTTCGGAACCAGGTGATTGCACCCCTGACAGAGGAGCTCGTATTCCGGGCCTGCATGCTGCCCATGTTAGCGCCGTGTACGGGCCTGGGCCCTGCCGTGTTCACCTGCCCGCTCTTCTTTGGAGTTG CCCATTTTCACCACATTTTTGAGCAGCTTCGATTCCGCCAGAGCAGTGTGGGGAGCATCTTCTTGTCTGCAG CGTTCCAGTTCTCCTACACAGCTGTCTTCGGTGCCTACACTGCTTTCCTCTTCATCCGCACAG gACACCTGATTGGGCCAGTTCTCTGCCACTCCTTCTGCAACTACATGGGCTTTCCTGCTGTCTGTGCAGCCTTGGAGCATCCACAGAGGCGGCCTCTGCTGGCAGGCTATGCCCTGGGTGTGGGACTCTTCCTGCTTCTGCTCCAGCCCCTCACGGACCCCAAGCTCTACGGCAGTCTTCCACTTTGTGTGCTTTTGGAGCGGGCAGGGGACTCAGAGGCTCCGCTGTGCTCCTGA
- the RCE1 gene encoding CAAX prenyl protease 2 isoform X4: MAALGGDGLRLLSVSRPERQPETAALGGPGPGLCCWVSVFSCLSLACSYVGSLYVWKSELPRDHPAVIKRRFTSVLVVSSLSPLCVLLWRELTGIQPGTSLLTLMGFRLEGFFPAALLPLLLTMILFLGPLMQLSMDCPCDLADGLKVVLAPRSWARCLTDMRWLRNQVIAPLTEELVFRACMLPMLAPCTGLGPAVFTCPLFFGVAHFHHIFEQLRFRQSSVGSIFLSAGHLIGPVLCHSFCNYMGFPAVCAALEHPQRRPLLAGYALGVGLFLLLLQPLTDPKLYGSLPLCVLLERAGDSEAPLCS, translated from the exons ATGGCGGCGCTGGGCGGGGACGGGTTGCGTCTGCTGTCGGTGTCACGACCGGAGCGGCAGCCTGAGACGGCGGCTCTGGGAGGTCCGGGCCCGGGGCTGTGCTGCTGGGTGTCGGTGTTCTCCTGCCTCAGCCTCGCCTGCTCCTACGTGGGCAGCCTCTATGTCTGGAAGAGCGAGCTGCCCAG GGACCACCCTGCTGTCATCAAGCGGCGCTTCACCAGTGTCCTGGTGGTGTCCAGTCTGTCGCCCCTCTGCGTGCTACTCTGGAGGGAACTCACAGGCATCCAG CCAGGCACATCCCTGCTCACCCTGATGGGCTTCAGGCTGGAGGGATTTTTCCCAGCAGcactgctgcccctgctgctgaCCATG ATCCTTTTTCTGGGCCCGCTGATGCAGCTCTCGATGGATTGCCCCTGTGACCTGGCAGATGGGTTGAAGGTGGTCTTAG CCCCTCGCTCCTGGGCCCGCTGCCTCACAGACATGCGCTGGCTTCGGAACCAGGTGATTGCACCCCTGACAGAGGAGCTCGTATTCCGGGCCTGCATGCTGCCCATGTTAGCGCCGTGTACGGGCCTGGGCCCTGCCGTGTTCACCTGCCCGCTCTTCTTTGGAGTTG CCCATTTTCACCACATTTTTGAGCAGCTTCGATTCCGCCAGAGCAGTGTGGGGAGCATCTTCTTGTCTGCAG gACACCTGATTGGGCCAGTTCTCTGCCACTCCTTCTGCAACTACATGGGCTTTCCTGCTGTCTGTGCAGCCTTGGAGCATCCACAGAGGCGGCCTCTGCTGGCAGGCTATGCCCTGGGTGTGGGACTCTTCCTGCTTCTGCTCCAGCCCCTCACGGACCCCAAGCTCTACGGCAGTCTTCCACTTTGTGTGCTTTTGGAGCGGGCAGGGGACTCAGAGGCTCCGCTGTGCTCCTGA
- the RCE1 gene encoding CAAX prenyl protease 2 isoform X5: MGFRLEGFFPAALLPLLLTMILFLGPLMQLSMDCPCDLADGLKVVLAPRSWARCLTDMRWLRNQVIAPLTEELVFRACMLPMLAPCTGLGPAVFTCPLFFGVAHFHHIFEQLRFRQSSVGSIFLSAAFQFSYTAVFGAYTAFLFIRTGHLIGPVLCHSFCNYMGFPAVCAALEHPQRRPLLAGYALGVGLFLLLLQPLTDPKLYGSLPLCVLLERAGDSEAPLCS; encoded by the exons ATGGGCTTCAGGCTGGAGGGATTTTTCCCAGCAGcactgctgcccctgctgctgaCCATG ATCCTTTTTCTGGGCCCGCTGATGCAGCTCTCGATGGATTGCCCCTGTGACCTGGCAGATGGGTTGAAGGTGGTCTTAG CCCCTCGCTCCTGGGCCCGCTGCCTCACAGACATGCGCTGGCTTCGGAACCAGGTGATTGCACCCCTGACAGAGGAGCTCGTATTCCGGGCCTGCATGCTGCCCATGTTAGCGCCGTGTACGGGCCTGGGCCCTGCCGTGTTCACCTGCCCGCTCTTCTTTGGAGTTG CCCATTTTCACCACATTTTTGAGCAGCTTCGATTCCGCCAGAGCAGTGTGGGGAGCATCTTCTTGTCTGCAG CGTTCCAGTTCTCCTACACAGCTGTCTTCGGTGCCTACACTGCTTTCCTCTTCATCCGCACAG gACACCTGATTGGGCCAGTTCTCTGCCACTCCTTCTGCAACTACATGGGCTTTCCTGCTGTCTGTGCAGCCTTGGAGCATCCACAGAGGCGGCCTCTGCTGGCAGGCTATGCCCTGGGTGTGGGACTCTTCCTGCTTCTGCTCCAGCCCCTCACGGACCCCAAGCTCTACGGCAGTCTTCCACTTTGTGTGCTTTTGGAGCGGGCAGGGGACTCAGAGGCTCCGCTGTGCTCCTGA